The sequence CGAGTATCTCGTCGCCGAGGCAGCCGATGGTTACAAGGCCGTTTATTCGCTAACCGAGCTCGATGATTCGTTCACCGACAAAAAGGTGATCCTCGCCGACCGCCGCGACGGCAAGGATCTGCCCGAGAACGCCCGAAATTATCAGATCGTCGTCGAGGGCGACAAGCGCGCCGGCCGCTGGGTCCGCAGTGTCATAAAGCTCCGGATCGTAAAGACCGACCGCTAGGCCCGCGCCCGCCGCTCCGCGATAAATGGCCGCGTCATCGCTCCCAATGACGCAGCCACGCCCGCCCGCGCCCGATATTTTTGCCCGAAAATGTGACTTTTCGTTCCAAAGGACTCAGTTAGTGGCTCCAATAGATGAGTTATTGTCGCCAATGAGGTCCGCGTCCAATTGCGAAAAAATAACGAAAACTACGGCAATGTCTCGCAAACCGCGACCGTTACGGTAAATCCGTGACACCGGCGGCTTGCCGCTCTATTTGCGGAAAGGCTTGCCTTTCCGAACGAGTGCCAAATGCCTGCGGCTTGCCGCCGCCGGGACGTGAGGCGGCGGCAAGCCGCAGATGATCTTGCCAACGGAACGGAAAAGTAAACTTTTCCGCAAATAAAGCGGCACAGCCGCCCTGAAACCGCCGCCAATAGGAACGAAAAGTAAACTTTTCCGCGAGTAAAGCGGCTTGCCGCTCTATTTGCGGAAAGGCTTGCCTTTCCGAACGAGTGCCAAATGCCTGCGGCTTGCCGCCGCCGGAGCGTGGTTTTATGTCGCGAGATCGAGTTTGTCGGCCTTTTTGCTCAGCGCGTAGCCGAGAATGCACGAAAACACGACCGAAAGGTAGAATCCGAACATCGAGGCAAGGAATTTGGCGGGAATATTCCCCATCGCGGGCAGGTCAAAGGGCGAAAATACAAGCTCAAACACGCCCGAGACGACGCCCGACATCATCATCAGCAAAAAGCCCATCAAAAGGATCAGCGCATAGCTCCCGCCCAGCCTGCGGATCGTGTCGAGCCCGACAAGCGGATTGACCGCCGCCGCAAACGAACGCGTATAGCCCGCCACGGCACACGCCGCCGGGAAATAAAAGAAGCCCCACAACAGCGTAACGCCGCCAAGCAGCACAAAGATCACGCCGTAGCCGAGAATGCGTTGGATAAATGCCTGCTGCTCGGCCTGTCTGGTCTCGCTCGTCTTGCCGATGGCAGATTCGAGCTGCGCCTTGCGCTGCTGGTTGATCATTTCGCTGAGCTGCTCAAAGTGCTGCTCCTCGTCAAATGCCTGCGGCGGCTGATTCGCCTCGATCTCGGCGTCATTTCCGCTCTCGATCGCCTCAATTCGCCTGCGCTGGGCGTCATTTGCACGGTTTACCAGCTCGCGCACGGTCCGCGACTGCCGGGCGGCACTCTCGGCCATCGGCAATTGAGTGTTTGCGGCGGCAAAAGGCGTGTTCTGCGCCTCATTTATCTCGCCGCGCACCGCTCCGAGCACAAAAAAGATCGCCACCGCCATCACAATGACAAACGGCCCAAAGCTCGAAACATACGCGCCCAGGCTGAGGAAGAACGGATGCACGACATCGTCCCAGATATTGAAATCCTCGAAGGACGGCATAAAGTCAGCGTCAAATTTGCCCTGGACAAAGTTGTCAACCGTCGTCGCAAGCACGCCAAACCACAGCATATTTGCCAGCATAAAGCTGATAAGCGCCGCCGCAGCCAGAAAAATGCTGCCAAAACCGACCGCAAGCTGCCCCAGCGAGAACACAGCGAACATTACCGCACCGACGATGAGGCTGAACTTGAAGCGAACGGGATGCGCGAGCGCCTTTGCAAAGTCGCCAAAGCCGAATGCCTCCTGAGCGGCATTATTTCTGCGCTCGCTGACCGTCCGCGCGGCCGCGATCTTCTCGATTGACGAACACATGGCACCGCAAAACGGACAGATCTTGACCGTGCCGCCATAGGAATTAGGGCACGCGCGGCAAAAATGATTGTCACAGGTCTCGCAAACATACGCCGCCGGCGCATCGCCGTGCACCGCGCACACCGCGCTCGTGCCATTTTGGCCATTCGCCGGCCCGGCGCCGCCAAAAGTAGTATTTACGACACCAAAACCGGCGTCAGTTGACGCAGGCGCCGGTGCTACGCCGAGAATTTCGGTGTGCGTCGTGGTAATAACGGGCTTTGGCGGCTCGGCGGCGTCCTTTGCGTTAAAGAAACCCGTGAGCGCGGGCACTTTTCCCGCCTCGATCCAACGCAGATTTCCCTTTCGCACGCGATCGATACGCAAAAGCGAACCTTCGGCGATCCAATTCGCCATCTCGTCAAGGTTTGTCTCAAAAACCTCGCCGTTTGCCTCGACGTGCCATGTTTCGGCGGCTGTATTGGGAATCTCGAGTTCCATAGCGGGTGTTTCTGCGGCTGCGCGGGCTCAGGCAACCAGCCGGTCGAGCATGTTTTCCTCCAGATCGACATCGGCCGCGCGCCGCTCGGCCATCTGACGGACGATGCCGTTTGCCACTTCGCCCGCATTGCAAGCCTCAATTAAGGCCTCGACAACCTCAGATTGATAACGCGTGCCCACAAAACTGCGAAGCCGCTCGAGCGCGGCCCCAAGCTCCATTCCCTTCTGATACGGCCTGTCGATCGTCATCGCATCAAACGTGTCAGCGACCGACACGATCTTTGCCTGGAGAGGGATCTCATCGCCCGTCAGCCCCTGCGGATAGCCCTGGCCATTGACCATCTCGTGATGCATATACATTCCGGGCAGAAAATCCTTCATCGCAGGAATCTGCGACATTATCTTGTAGCCCTTCTGAGGATGCGTCTTCATTATCTCGAATTCTTCTTCGGTAAGCGCGGCAGGCTTTTTGAGAATGTTGTCGTCAACGGCGATCTTGCCGACATCGTGCAGCAGGGCGGAGATACGCAGTGTCTCAACCTCGTCATCGGGCAGGTTCATGCGACGCCCGATAGCGACCGATATGCGCGAAACACGCTCAGAGTGGCCGCGGGTGTACTTATCCTTGCCATCGATAGCCGCCGCGAGCGCCTTTACCGTGCCGACGAAGAGTTCGCGATTCTCCTCGGCGGCCTTTGCGAGCTTTGCGATCTGCTCCTCGATCTTGTCGGTCATCACGTTGAACGTCTCGCCCAGCGTGCCGATCTCCGTGACGCTGTTGACCTCGACGCGCGTCGAAAAATCACCGGCAGATATCTTCTGCGCCGCGCCTGCCAGCTTCATCAGCGGAGCGGTCATGAACCGCGCCCCGACAAACCCGACAACCAGCGCGGCAACCGCAAGGGCCATGCTGATCATCCACGCCGTGCGACGCATCTCGCCAACCGACGCAAGCGCCCGCGACTCATCCTGCATCGTGATCACGCCAAAACTCGTCCCATCCGGCATCCGCGCCGTCGAATACGCACCGATCATCTCGATCTTGTCGCCATTGTGATTAGCCGTAAAAGGCACGAGAGCCGATTGCACCTGCGTTCCGTCCTCAAGCCATTCCTGCACTATCTTTAGGTCGGCGAGCGGCTTTCGCGAGGCCGCATAAGATGGATCAGGATGAAAAACAGCTTCGCCGCTGCTGTCAACGGCGAATACTATCGGCAGCCCCTGACGCCAGAGGTCTTCGGCTCCAGTAGGTTCGATCCCAACCACGCTCTGCGCGATGGCTTGGAGCGAGGCAACCCCGACGATCCTGGCCGCATGGGCACCGTCGACAGTGACGTCCGAGGCAAAGGTCATCACCATCGCACCGGTCGATCCAATACGTTGGGGCAAGCCTATTCGGATCCCGCGCCTTCCGCCGGTGTCGAGACCGTCGGCGATAATGTCGACGTCGTTTCGCGATAAGGCCTCCGCGCGAAAGACGCTAAGAGATTCACCCTCGGCGGGCTTTAGGTAAACTGCCGCGAGATCTGCATTCTCACGCAGCATCGTGCCCAGCCGAGCTTCCGTCTGGTGTGACGTGACGACGCCTGCGTCGCGCGACAGTTCGAGCGCCGTTGCCAGGCTCGTTACGACCGAACTCATTCGCCGCCCAAACATCTCGATCTGCCGGGCCTTTTCCTGAACAAGCTGGATCTGGTACCGATTCTCCGCCGAACGGAGCTCCTTACCGCTTCTATCCGATAAAAACCAGCCCGTCAGCACATGCGGCACCAGCCCCACGACGAGAAGGGTGAGAATTACGAAATAGATCAGGCTGACCTTGCGGCTTGGCGGAGACATCGGCAGGTAGACGCGGACGGACCGCGTCTCATACTAGTCTAGCCGATTTCGAAGAAAACGGTCAACAGGTTTAAACACCGTGGAAATTACCGAAGACCCTGATGTGCGAACCTCCGGCGTCGGGGTCAGTTTAAGCGAGGATTGGCAGTCTGCCCGTCGAGACGGGCGCGCTCACCCTGAACTGCGAGCTGTCTTGCCTGCGGGAGCAGATCGATCGCCTTGAGCAGCTGATCGTCGTAATCGTTGTATACCTGAAACGACGTCTGAGAGCCGTAGGCAGCAGTCACAAGCTCGGTCCGAAGTGCACGTTCTACAAACTCGCGCTCCGGATCTAACTGGGCCGCCGTGAAGTGATATTTCGACGCAGCGAACTGCTTGAAAGCAGCGTAAACGCCCTCATTGATCGGAAAATCCGTCGCCTTCAGGTCGTAACCGTATCTTATAGGCCCGTCAACCTTGTATCCTTCAAAACCCTTGACCTTGCCAAGAGCGAGTTCCATTGCAAATGCGAATACCGGACTCGCGATCTTCTGCTGGAAACGGGCCCTTTCAATGGGGATCGTTCGTGGCTTCACAACAACGTCAGGGTCGATGCCGCCGCCGCCGTAAACGCTTCGGCCCGTGTCAGTCTTGCTCTCAGGACCCTTCGATCTGGGATCCGTATCGGAATCATCGCGAAAGCTTCCGCCGTCGGTCTGGTAGTTATACAGTTCTCCGTTCGAGTAGTCCCGCTGGATCTGACGTCCCGCGGGAGTCTGATATTTTGCGATCGTCAGTAGCAGCATCGAGCCGTAATCGAGTTGGAACGGATTCTGAACCAAGCCTTTGCCAAACGTATTCTCGCCAACGATCAATGCCCGGTCGTGGTCTTGCAGAGCACCGGCGAGGATCTCGGATGCTGAGGCCGTGCTGCGGTTTACGAGTATCACCACGGGTGACCGCTCCGGCGTCCTGTTTTGTGCCGGATATCTCTCATTAACGACCTCGATCCGGCCCCGCTGCGTAAAGATCGTCTGCCCCTCCGACAAGAACGCATTCGCCACGCGATATGCCTGCATGACCAGGCCACCGCCGTTATCACGCAGGTCGAGCACGAGCTGCTGCATTCCGGCCGCCTTAAGCTCTCGCATGGCCCCGACAAATTCGGCATAGGTCGTGGTATTGAATCCTTGACGCATCGCAACGTAGCCAACGCCCGGACGGATCATATATGCTTCACTGATAGACGGCTGGGCAACGGCATCGCGAATGATATCAACCGTCTCGCGCTTTCCCGTCGCCATTCGCTCGACCGTTACGCGTGCGAGAGTGCCTTGTGTTCCCCTGAGCTCGCCCCGAACCTCGCTGAACGACTTGCCCAACATCGACTTGCCATTAACGTCGACTATTTTGTCACCATACCTTAGCCCCGCGCGGTGCGCGGGTGCTCCGTCAAACGTCGCCTTGATATATGTGGCGATCACCTTCCCGTCCGGAGTGCTCAGATCACCGATCGTCGCACCGATGCCGAAATATCGGGAGCTCTGGTCGTTTCGAAACTGCTCATTCTCTTTGGCATCAAAGTAGCTCGAGTGTGGATCGAGCGTATGAAGAGCACCCTCGATCGACCTTTTGAATATCTCATCGTACTTGAGGGACTTACCGCCAACGTAGTTGCCCTCGATCGAAGCCAGAGCCTCGCGAAGATCGTCACGGATCGACTCGACCGAGGCCGGCCGCTCCGCGTTCGATTTAACGACAGCCTTCTCGGAACTCGGCGGGACGGCAGTAGTCGAGTTTCCCGGTTGAGCATAAACGAACCCCGACAGGAACAGGCTGAAGGTCAGCGCTATCAGGCCGAAACTATAATATTTCACAACAACCGGATCTCCACAGATGGTAATTTTACGAACGATCCCATACCGATCAAGAATAGCATTCATTTGAGGAGCAGGTGAAGATTTTCGTTGCCCACCCCACGGATTATTGAAACCCGTAAACTTTTTTCGCGTAAGCTTTTAAGTTACACTCTTTCGAGCAACCCAAAGCCTTAATGGAGGACCCGAATGTTGAAGCGAATCGCCGCTGCGGCTGCCATCAGCCTATTCCTGTCAATCTGCGCCCTGGCCCAAACCAAATTACTTCGGTTCCCTGACATACAGGGAAATAGTGTCGTGTTTACTTACGGCGGCGACCTTTGGCAGGTTTCCGATTCCGGCGGCACCGCCGTCCGACTGACGTCACATCCCGGCGTCGAGACCTATGCGAAATTCTCGCCCGACGGCAAGTGGATCGCCTTTACGGGCCAATATGACGGCGATGAGCAGGTCTACGTAATGCCGTCAGGAGGCGGTGAGCCTAAGCAATTGACGTTTTATCCGTCGCGCGGCCCACTGGCACCTCGCTGGGGCTACGACAATCAGGTCCATGGCTGGACAAATGACGGTCGGATCGTCTTTCGCAGTCAGCGAGAATCCTGGTCGCTGCCTATAGCAAGGCTCTTCACCGTTTCTCCGTCGGGCGGCCCCGCTGAGGCCTTGCCGATGCCTGAGGCGGGTTCGGGCGACTTCTCGCCTGACGGTGCAAAGATGGCATACAGCCCGCGATTTCGGGATTTTCGCCCGGAGAAGCGTTACGGCGGCGGCCAGGCCAACAAACTCTATATCTACGACATGGCGACAGCCGATGCCAAGCTTATCTCCGATACTCCTCGTGCCTCTCGTGACGCCATGTGGATCGGTAATACGGTGTTCTATAACTCGGATAAGGACGGCAAGTTCAACCTATATGCCTATGACGTTTCCAGCGGAAAGACATCTCAGATAACTCGCAATCGAGATTGGGATATACGCTGGCCAAGCTCGGACAACAAGGGCCGCATCATCTATGAGCGAGACGGCGAGCTCGAAATACTTGATATTTCGTCAAAACGCGCAACTAAGCTCTCGATCACCGTCCCCGACGATGGCATTAATCGACGGCCGAGACAGGCATCCGTCGCAAACCGCGTAAGCTGGTTCGGACTGAGCCCCAAAGGGGAAAGGGCTGTTTTCAGCGCCCGCGGCGATATCTTTACGGTGCCCATCGAGAAAGGCGGCGTTCGCAATTTGACGCGAACTTCAGGAGCCAATGATCGATTTCCCGCGTGGTCACCTGATGGACGCCTGATAGCCTATATGTCTGATCAGAGCGGCGAGGATGAGGTGTGGCTCGCCGCTCAGGATGGCTCCTCCGAACCACAGCAGTTGACCACCGGCGGTTCGGCTCAGCGCTACCCGGTGCAATGGTCGTCAGACAGCAAGAAGATCCTGTTTGGCGACAAGAACGGCCGCGTTTATGTTGTCACCGTAGCGACGAAGCAAATGCAAATGATCGTTGACGCGCCGAACGGCCAGATCACCGATTATGAGTTTTCGCCAAAGGGCGGGTTTGTCGCCTTCACGATGCAGAACACGGATGGCGTCTCGTCCGTCTATGTCTGGAGTGCGCAGGAGAACAAGAACTACCGGGTCACCCCCGCGATGTTCCAGGCCGATAGCCCCACATGGGACCCGAGTGGAAACTACCTGTATTTTCTCAGTGACCGCGAGTATGCTCCGCTGATCTCAGGCGCGGAATTTAACTATGCCACAAATCGAACAGGCCAGATCTATGCCCTCACGTTGACGTCCGCCGGCAAGAACCCTTTTCCGCCTGAAAGCGATGAAGCCATGATAGTCGAGGACAAAAAGGAGGGCTCGCCATCACCCACGCCAACAGCCGCACCGGCGGCCCCGACGGAGAAGATCGATTTCGATGGGATCGAGAGCCGCGCCGTTCGGGTTCCCGGCCTCGGTGCAGACAATTACGCCGGCCTTGCGGCCACGAAGGGGCATCTGCTCTATTCAGTTCAGCCCGCCTTCTACTATGGACGCCAGGCCGAGACCCAGCCGTCGGTCCGCATCTATTCGACCAAGGACCGAAAAGAAACGACGCTCCTTTCGGGTGCCGGCGGCTTCAGGCTTTCGGCCGATGGCTTGAAGCTGATGTCCGCTCAGCAGGGTGCATACCTGATGATGGATGCAAATTCGAACGGCGAACGCTCCCGGAAGAACATTTCGACCGCCGGCCTTGTCACCGAGATCGATCCGAGAGCGGAGTGGAACCAGATATTCAACGAGGTGTGGCGTCAATACCGTGACTGGTTCTACGCCCCGAACATGCATGGCTATGACTGGGCAAAGATCCGCGAGGACTACCGCAAGTGGCTGCCGTATGTGAATCATCGCTCCGACCTTAACTATTTGCTGTCTGAGATGCAGTCTGAGCTTACCGTTCAGCACGCCTACATCGACGGTGGCGACTTTAATCTGCCGCCGAGGGTTCGTGTCGCTCTGGCCGGCGCGAGATTCCAGGCCGATAAACCTGCCAATCGCTACAAGATCAGTAAGATCTATGCGGGGCAAAACGAAGAGGATATATACCGATCTCCATTTACCGAGGTCGGAAGCGACGCCAAAGTTGGCGACTACGTGATCGCGATAGATGGCCAGGACGTCACAGCGGACCGGGACATATACTCGTATCTGCGCGGAAAGGCTGACAGCACGGTCACTTTCACCCTCAATTCCACGCCATCTGCACAAGGTGCTCGAACCGTAACGATTCGTCCCATCACGGATGAGGGAAACCTCGCCTACCTTGATTGGGTGCTTGCCAACCGGCGTCGCGTTGACGAAATGTCCGGCGGACGACTTGGCTACCTGCATATCCCCGATATGGGCGCGCCCGGACTCCGGGAGTTTATCAAATGGTATTACCCTCAGCTAAAGAAGGAAGGCCTGGTCGTGGATGTCAGGGCAAACGGCGGAGGCAACGTCTCGCGAATGCTCATCGAACGCCTCAGGCGAAAGTTGCTCGGCGTTAACTATACCAACTACAATCAGGACGGCAGCCCCTACCCGGACGGCGTATTTCTGGGCCCGATGATCGCTATCCTTAATGAGAATTCTGCGTCGGACGGTGATATATTTCCGTACATGTTCCGTGAGGCAGGGCTGGGGCAGCTGATCGGCAAGCGGAGCTGGGGCGGCGTCGTTGGTATAAGCAACCGGGGCACGCTCATAGACGGCGGCGTTGTAAATGTTCCTCAGTCCGCCCTTGCCAACACAAAGGGTGAGTACATTATCGAAGGATACGGGGTCGACCCGGATATCGAGGTTGACAACGATCCGAGATCGGTGATCGCAGGCCGCGATCCACAACTTGAGCGAGCGATCTCAGAGCTTATGAAGAAGCTAACCGCACCGGTGAGGCTGCCCAAACGTCCGGCTGATCCGGTCAAGACAAGGCCTTAAGCAATGACTTTACTTGAGGTTGAGCACCTCAAAACACACTTCCCTACGAGGTCCGGGCTCGTCAAGGCCGTCGATGATGTGAGTTTTCACATCGGCGAGGGCGAACTCCTCGGTCTCGTCGGCGAATCCGGCTGCGGCAAATCTATTACCGCATTGTCCGTGATGAAGCTCGTCTCACCACCGGGCGAGATCGTTAGTGGATCTATCCGCTTTAAAGGGGAGGAGATCACGACGGCCTCCTACGAACGGCTCCGCCAACTTCGCGGCAACGACATCGCGATGATCTTCCAGGACCCGATGACCTCGCTCAATCCTGTTTATTCGGTCGGTGAGCAGATCGCCGAGGCCTTACGCCTACACCGCAGGCTCGATCGGAAGCAGGCCTGGGCTGCGGCCGTCGACGCTATGCGCGAGGTTTCGATCCCTTCACCCGAACAGCGCGCTTCCGACTATCCTCACCAGCTTTCAGGTGGAATGCGCCAGCGTGTGATGATCGCAATGGCCCTAGCGTGCGACCCTGAACTCCTGATCGCCGACGAGCCTACTACGGCACTTGATGTAACAATACAGGCGCAGATCCTTGAGTTGCTTGATGAACTTCGAAGAACGCGCAAGCTCGCCGTTCTGCTTATCACTCACGATCTCGGTGTGGTTGCAGAGGTGGCCGACCGCGTTTGTGTAATGTACACCGGCAAGATCGTCGAAGAATCCAGCGTTCGCGAACTGTTCGCCCGGTCGAAGCATCCTTACACGCAAGGACTTCTACGGTCGGTCCCTAAACTCAGCGAGAGTAAGGCGGCAAAGCCAGAGCGCCTGCAAACGATCGAGGGAACGGTCCCGAATCCAACCAACCTGCCGCCTGGCTGCCATTTTGCGCCGCGGTGTGAATTTACAATGGAGCGATGCAAGCACGGTGAGATCCCATTCTATCGCACAGAAGACGGTGCGTTGGTCCGCTGTGTCCTTTATGATGAAGGCTCAAAGACGTTGACCGCGAACGGATGAACACTGACCCACATATCAGATCGGACGTGTTGATGGACGTTCGGCACCTTGTAAAACACTTCCCGGTTTCGGGAAGCGATGACGTGGTACAGGCGGTCGACGGCGTTTCGTTTGATATTCGCGTTGGCGAGACGCTCGGCCTTGTCGGCGAGTCAGGATGCGGCAAATCGACTGTTGGCCGCTGTCTGCTGCGGCTGATCGAGCCGACGAGTGGCGAGGTCGTGTTTGATGGTAAGAACCTCCTCTGCCTTCAGAATCGGCAGATGCAGGCCCTTCGTCGCCAGATGCAGATCATCTTTCAGGATCCCTACGCGAGCCTCAATCCTCGTATGAGCGTCCGCTCGATCGTATCTGAGCCGCTTAAGGTCCACGGTATTGGGGACAAACGTGAACGCAACGCTCGGGTTGAGGACCTGCTCCACAAGGTAGGCCTTGACCCAAAATACGCCGATCGCTACCCGCATGAGTTTTCGGGCGGCCAGCGTCAACGGATCGGGATCGCTCGGGCTCTGGCACTTAATCCAAAGCTGATCATTTGTGATGAACCGGTCTCGGCACTTGACGTTTCGGTCCAGGCTCAGGTCGTAAATCTGCTCCAGGAACTGCAAGAGGAGTTTGGCCTGACGTATCTTTTCATCTCCCATGGCCTCGCCGTTGTTGAGCACATTTCCGATCGTGTAGCCGTAATGTATTTGGGCAAGATAGTCGAGATCTGCGATGCCGCCGATCTGTATTCTGACCCGCTGCATCCGTATTCGCAGGCATTGCTCTCAGCGATACCGGTCCCCGACCCAACGCAGCAGCGCGAGCGCATAGTACTCAAGGGTGATGTCCCAACGCCGATCGCGCCTCCGTCAGGATGTCGATTTCGTACCAGATGCCCGATCGCGATCGGACAGTGTGCCGAAACCGTCCCGGAACTTCGTGAACTAAAGAGTGGTCATTTCGCGGCGTGTATCCGGGCCGAAGGTTATGACGCCGCGACACCGATGCAGTCGAATGATGCAACAAGCGCCGCCGCGTCGTCGTAACCTACTTATCACTGATCGGCCATTTTCTGGGAGGATAATATGAATCGTCTAGCCGGGATCATTGTTGCTGCCGCGGGTTTTCTGTTGGCCATATTGAGTATCACGGGCGTCGTCGCCGGCCTCACGCAGACCGGCATCGTGTTGATACTGTTTGGCGGGCTCGTTATCGGGCTTAGTTTTATTGACAAACCTGAGGCTGATGACAGCGAACGCATGTCGACGCCCGCCTCGCTGGCTAATATGTTCGTCTCGCCCACTGAGGTCTTCCGAAACCTTCGCCGTCATCCACGTTGGCTCGTTGCACTCTTGATCATGTCGATCTTATCGACGACATTTACGGGTCTATTTATGTATCGCCTGACGCCCGAAAGGGTCGCGAACTTTGCGATCGACAAGACGCTCGAGATGTCGTTTCTCAACGACGACGCGCGGCGCCAGATCGAGGCGGGCAGGGGCGAGGCGATCGCCGACGCAAAGGATCCGATCAAACGCGCCGGCCAGGCCGTCTCGGGCTTTGCCGCAGCGGCATTCGGCTATG is a genomic window of Chloracidobacterium sp. containing:
- a CDS encoding HD domain-containing protein, with amino-acid sequence MSPPSRKVSLIYFVILTLLVVGLVPHVLTGWFLSDRSGKELRSAENRYQIQLVQEKARQIEMFGRRMSSVVTSLATALELSRDAGVVTSHQTEARLGTMLRENADLAAVYLKPAEGESLSVFRAEALSRNDVDIIADGLDTGGRRGIRIGLPQRIGSTGAMVMTFASDVTVDGAHAARIVGVASLQAIAQSVVGIEPTGAEDLWRQGLPIVFAVDSSGEAVFHPDPSYAASRKPLADLKIVQEWLEDGTQVQSALVPFTANHNGDKIEMIGAYSTARMPDGTSFGVITMQDESRALASVGEMRRTAWMISMALAVAALVVGFVGARFMTAPLMKLAGAAQKISAGDFSTRVEVNSVTEIGTLGETFNVMTDKIEEQIAKLAKAAEENRELFVGTVKALAAAIDGKDKYTRGHSERVSRISVAIGRRMNLPDDEVETLRISALLHDVGKIAVDDNILKKPAALTEEEFEIMKTHPQKGYKIMSQIPAMKDFLPGMYMHHEMVNGQGYPQGLTGDEIPLQAKIVSVADTFDAMTIDRPYQKGMELGAALERLRSFVGTRYQSEVVEALIEACNAGEVANGIVRQMAERRAADVDLEENMLDRLVA
- a CDS encoding S41 family peptidase, producing MKYYSFGLIALTFSLFLSGFVYAQPGNSTTAVPPSSEKAVVKSNAERPASVESIRDDLREALASIEGNYVGGKSLKYDEIFKRSIEGALHTLDPHSSYFDAKENEQFRNDQSSRYFGIGATIGDLSTPDGKVIATYIKATFDGAPAHRAGLRYGDKIVDVNGKSMLGKSFSEVRGELRGTQGTLARVTVERMATGKRETVDIIRDAVAQPSISEAYMIRPGVGYVAMRQGFNTTTYAEFVGAMRELKAAGMQQLVLDLRDNGGGLVMQAYRVANAFLSEGQTIFTQRGRIEVVNERYPAQNRTPERSPVVILVNRSTASASEILAGALQDHDRALIVGENTFGKGLVQNPFQLDYGSMLLLTIAKYQTPAGRQIQRDYSNGELYNYQTDGGSFRDDSDTDPRSKGPESKTDTGRSVYGGGGIDPDVVVKPRTIPIERARFQQKIASPVFAFAMELALGKVKGFEGYKVDGPIRYGYDLKATDFPINEGVYAAFKQFAASKYHFTAAQLDPEREFVERALRTELVTAAYGSQTSFQVYNDYDDQLLKAIDLLPQARQLAVQGERARLDGQTANPRLN
- a CDS encoding PD40 domain-containing protein — encoded protein: MLKRIAAAAAISLFLSICALAQTKLLRFPDIQGNSVVFTYGGDLWQVSDSGGTAVRLTSHPGVETYAKFSPDGKWIAFTGQYDGDEQVYVMPSGGGEPKQLTFYPSRGPLAPRWGYDNQVHGWTNDGRIVFRSQRESWSLPIARLFTVSPSGGPAEALPMPEAGSGDFSPDGAKMAYSPRFRDFRPEKRYGGGQANKLYIYDMATADAKLISDTPRASRDAMWIGNTVFYNSDKDGKFNLYAYDVSSGKTSQITRNRDWDIRWPSSDNKGRIIYERDGELEILDISSKRATKLSITVPDDGINRRPRQASVANRVSWFGLSPKGERAVFSARGDIFTVPIEKGGVRNLTRTSGANDRFPAWSPDGRLIAYMSDQSGEDEVWLAAQDGSSEPQQLTTGGSAQRYPVQWSSDSKKILFGDKNGRVYVVTVATKQMQMIVDAPNGQITDYEFSPKGGFVAFTMQNTDGVSSVYVWSAQENKNYRVTPAMFQADSPTWDPSGNYLYFLSDREYAPLISGAEFNYATNRTGQIYALTLTSAGKNPFPPESDEAMIVEDKKEGSPSPTPTAAPAAPTEKIDFDGIESRAVRVPGLGADNYAGLAATKGHLLYSVQPAFYYGRQAETQPSVRIYSTKDRKETTLLSGAGGFRLSADGLKLMSAQQGAYLMMDANSNGERSRKNISTAGLVTEIDPRAEWNQIFNEVWRQYRDWFYAPNMHGYDWAKIREDYRKWLPYVNHRSDLNYLLSEMQSELTVQHAYIDGGDFNLPPRVRVALAGARFQADKPANRYKISKIYAGQNEEDIYRSPFTEVGSDAKVGDYVIAIDGQDVTADRDIYSYLRGKADSTVTFTLNSTPSAQGARTVTIRPITDEGNLAYLDWVLANRRRVDEMSGGRLGYLHIPDMGAPGLREFIKWYYPQLKKEGLVVDVRANGGGNVSRMLIERLRRKLLGVNYTNYNQDGSPYPDGVFLGPMIAILNENSASDGDIFPYMFREAGLGQLIGKRSWGGVVGISNRGTLIDGGVVNVPQSALANTKGEYIIEGYGVDPDIEVDNDPRSVIAGRDPQLERAISELMKKLTAPVRLPKRPADPVKTRP
- a CDS encoding ABC transporter ATP-binding protein; this translates as MTLLEVEHLKTHFPTRSGLVKAVDDVSFHIGEGELLGLVGESGCGKSITALSVMKLVSPPGEIVSGSIRFKGEEITTASYERLRQLRGNDIAMIFQDPMTSLNPVYSVGEQIAEALRLHRRLDRKQAWAAAVDAMREVSIPSPEQRASDYPHQLSGGMRQRVMIAMALACDPELLIADEPTTALDVTIQAQILELLDELRRTRKLAVLLITHDLGVVAEVADRVCVMYTGKIVEESSVRELFARSKHPYTQGLLRSVPKLSESKAAKPERLQTIEGTVPNPTNLPPGCHFAPRCEFTMERCKHGEIPFYRTEDGALVRCVLYDEGSKTLTANG
- a CDS encoding dipeptide ABC transporter ATP-binding protein — encoded protein: MNTDPHIRSDVLMDVRHLVKHFPVSGSDDVVQAVDGVSFDIRVGETLGLVGESGCGKSTVGRCLLRLIEPTSGEVVFDGKNLLCLQNRQMQALRRQMQIIFQDPYASLNPRMSVRSIVSEPLKVHGIGDKRERNARVEDLLHKVGLDPKYADRYPHEFSGGQRQRIGIARALALNPKLIICDEPVSALDVSVQAQVVNLLQELQEEFGLTYLFISHGLAVVEHISDRVAVMYLGKIVEICDAADLYSDPLHPYSQALLSAIPVPDPTQQRERIVLKGDVPTPIAPPSGCRFRTRCPIAIGQCAETVPELRELKSGHFAACIRAEGYDAATPMQSNDATSAAASS
- a CDS encoding YIP1 family protein translates to MNRLAGIIVAAAGFLLAILSITGVVAGLTQTGIVLILFGGLVIGLSFIDKPEADDSERMSTPASLANMFVSPTEVFRNLRRHPRWLVALLIMSILSTTFTGLFMYRLTPERVANFAIDKTLEMSFLNDDARRQIEAGRGEAIADAKDPIKRAGQAVSGFAAAAFGYAFLAVVFMLFAMALGGKINFWQAFSAAVYAAFPFSVLKFLLNTLILFLKDPSDIHPILGQSTLIQDNLNFLVLPSQHPVIYTLLSSLSLFGMYWIWLNATGQANAGEKVTSNMGWTASISLYLMLVLFGVTMAALFPSFMS